The genomic interval CAATCGTTTTTGCCGGCCTTGACGATGCCCGCGCATTTTTCGGTGTCGCCCTTGGCCGCCATCGCCTGGCTGCCGGCCGCACTCAAACCGAGCGCAAGCAGGCTCGCAAAAGCGGTATTGATGATCCTGTTCGATGCATTCATGTTCTTGCTCCGTTCATTTGAGGGTTGGAAGGCCAGGGTGGCATCGGGCCACCTGGTGATTGCGAGTGTGTTCGCGAAAGATCACGCACGTCTCACGCAAACCTAAACGTTCGGTCACGCAGCCGCCGCGAATGGGCGCTGCGAGTCGCCGTCCGCCGTCTCGTCGCTGCAGGACAGCGGCCAGTCGAAGCCGGCGAATGCGCCGCCGAACACGTGGCGCTGCAGGAAGGCGGCGACATCGAAATCCGGCTGTACCGAAACTGAGTAGCGGAGCGCCTCGTCGAAATTTCTCCCGGCGGCGAACAGGCTGAACATGCAGAAGCCGCCGCGGTCGAGCGTTTCGATTGCGACTTCACGGCCGTGACGCCGGACCAGCAGGAACACGCCGCCTTCCGCGAGATCCACCGAAGCGTCATCCGGCGCATCCGGCTGGTTCACCTGCCAGATGCGATGGATGGGATAGGCAGAGACCAGCAGCCGGCAGGAAGGATGCAGATCGAAGGTCAGCAATGTCTGGCGATCGGGCGGAACCGCGGCGAGATCGGTCGGCCGCAGGCTTTCGCGGTCGGTTGCGTGGAACGATTCCTCCACCAGCCATTCAAGGCGGGCCACATCGGCGAGGTATCGCGGTTCGCGCGCCGGCGGCCAGGTATCGAGAAAATCCGCGAAGGTTTCTCCGAAGCGGTTCAGGTCGCCGCTGGCGGAGGGATGCACGCGCATGTAGCGGTCGGCGGCGCGGTCGAAGAAGCGCGCGCCGACCAGGCGTTCGATCACCGGATAGACGGCGCGCAATGTCTGGCGAAAATTCGATATCACGTTGTTGCGGTAGACGCCGATGCGTTCGTGCGCCGGGATGGCGTTGTCGATCACGTGTGCGGTCGCGTAGTTGCCCGCCGGATCAAGCAGGGTGGCGACGAACTTCAGTTGCAGTTCACGCAGCGAGGGCATGCCGGTTCTCCATGATGGTGTCGGCCAGGATTCTGTCGGCGGCGGCGGCTTCGTCGACAAGGACGGCGAGCGGCGGCAGGTCCGTGTCCCATTCGATGAGCGTCGGGACGCGCCCGAAACGCGCGACGGCTTCGCGGTACAGGGCCCACACCGGTTCGGCGACGCGGGCGCCATGCGTGTCGATCAGGCAGCGCCCGTTGTGATCGTGGCCGGCAAGATGGATTTCCCGGACGTGCGCCGTCGGAATGCCGCGCAGATAACGCGCTGCGTCGAAGCCGTGATTGACCGATGACACGTAGACATTGTTGACGTCGAGCAGGATGCCGCAGCCTGTGCGGCGCGCCACTTCCGCGACGAACTCCCATTCCGGCAGGTTCGACTCGGCGAATTGCAGGTAACTGGAAACGTTCTCGACCAGGATCTGACGGCCGAGAAATTCCTGGGCCTGATTGATATGACGGCATACCACTGCGAGCGCCTGCTCGCTATGGGGCAATGGCAGCAGGTCGTTGTAGAAGCGGCCGCCGACTGAACTCCACGACAGGTGCTCGGAAACCAGTGCCGGTTCGACGCGATCGATCAGGCGGGCCAGATTCGTCAGGTGCTCGCGGGACAGCGCATCGGTCGATCCCAGCGACAGGCCGACGCCGTGCAGGCTGACGGGATAGTGCCGGCGCAGGCGATCGAGGAAGTACAGCGGCTGGCCGCCCTCGCAGAAATAGTTTTCGCTGTGGACTTCGAGCCAGCCGATGTCCGGCAATTCATCCAGCAACTGCCGGTAGTGCGGTGGGCGCAGACCGATGCCTGCACGCGCCGGGATACCGTGTCCGTTCATCGATTCGCATGCGCCCATGTCACTCGCCTTGCAACGCGCCGATATCGACTGCGACCATGCCGGACAACAGCACCATCAGTTCGGTCTCGGATTCCTCACCTTCTTCCAGGCCTTCGCCCTGCTCGTAGAAGCTCATCAGCGACAGCAGCGCGTCGGCGGCGCGCGAGTGGCGCACGGCCGCAGCCGTGCCGACATTCATCGATAAGAGTGACATGGCGACGGTGTTCATTCGATATCTCCTTGTGTTCTGGCCGGGCGGCAGGCCCTGTCTGTTTCTGCAGGCCCGATCGGCCTGATCAGATGGCGGCAGTATTGGCGGCGTTGATCACGCAAAGATCACGGAGAAGACAAGCTTTGGTCACGGCTGGCGGCGCGAAATGACCGATGGAAGTCTTTTGAGCGCAGGCTGTAAGGATGGGCTTGAGCGAACGACAGAGTTGCCCCATGCC from Betaproteobacteria bacterium carries:
- a CDS encoding DUF692 domain-containing protein, producing the protein MGACESMNGHGIPARAGIGLRPPHYRQLLDELPDIGWLEVHSENYFCEGGQPLYFLDRLRRHYPVSLHGVGLSLGSTDALSREHLTNLARLIDRVEPALVSEHLSWSSVGGRFYNDLLPLPHSEQALAVVCRHINQAQEFLGRQILVENVSSYLQFAESNLPEWEFVAEVARRTGCGILLDVNNVYVSSVNHGFDAARYLRGIPTAHVREIHLAGHDHNGRCLIDTHGARVAEPVWALYREAVARFGRVPTLIEWDTDLPPLAVLVDEAAAADRILADTIMENRHALAA
- a CDS encoding putative DNA-binding domain-containing protein, which codes for MPSLRELQLKFVATLLDPAGNYATAHVIDNAIPAHERIGVYRNNVISNFRQTLRAVYPVIERLVGARFFDRAADRYMRVHPSASGDLNRFGETFADFLDTWPPAREPRYLADVARLEWLVEESFHATDRESLRPTDLAAVPPDRQTLLTFDLHPSCRLLVSAYPIHRIWQVNQPDAPDDASVDLAEGGVFLLVRRHGREVAIETLDRGGFCMFSLFAAGRNFDEALRYSVSVQPDFDVAAFLQRHVFGGAFAGFDWPLSCSDETADGDSQRPFAAAA